A genomic segment from Streptomyces sp. NBC_00459 encodes:
- a CDS encoding menaquinone biosynthesis decarboxylase: protein MAYDDLRSLLRALEREGDLKRIKAEVDPYLEVGEIVDRVQKAGGPALLFENVRGSAMPLAMNVFGTDRRLLKSLGLKSYADISDRIGGLLKPELPQGFVGVREAFGKLGAMTHVPPKKVKSDNAPVQEVVLKGDEVDLDRLPALFTWPEDGGSFFNLGLTHTKDPESGVRNLGLYRLQRHDKRTIGMHWQIHKDSRNHYQVAARKGERLPVAIAFGCPPAVTYASTAPLPGDIDEYLFAGFIAGKRIEMVDCQTVPLQVPAQAEVVLEGWLEPGEMLPEGPFGDHTGFYTPQEPFPALTIDCVTMRRRPLLQSIVVGRPPTEDGPLGRATERFFLPLLKIIIPDIVDYHLPEAGGFHNCAIVAIDKKYPKHAQKVMHAVWGAHMMSLTKLIIVVDADCDVHDLHEVAWRALGNTDYARDLTVVEGPVDHLDHASYQQFWGGKAGIDATRKWPEEGYTRDGGWPEMVVSDPDTVEKVDRRWKEYGL, encoded by the coding sequence ATGGCTTACGACGATCTTCGCTCCCTGCTCAGGGCGCTGGAGCGCGAGGGCGACCTCAAGCGCATCAAGGCCGAGGTGGACCCGTACCTGGAGGTCGGGGAGATCGTCGACCGCGTGCAGAAGGCAGGCGGGCCCGCGCTGCTCTTCGAGAACGTGCGCGGTTCGGCGATGCCGCTGGCGATGAACGTGTTCGGCACCGACCGGCGGCTGCTCAAGTCGCTGGGGCTGAAGTCGTACGCGGACATCAGCGACCGGATCGGCGGGCTGCTGAAGCCCGAGCTGCCGCAGGGGTTCGTGGGTGTGCGGGAGGCCTTCGGCAAGCTCGGCGCGATGACGCACGTACCGCCGAAGAAGGTGAAGTCGGACAACGCGCCGGTGCAGGAGGTCGTCCTCAAGGGCGACGAGGTGGACCTCGACCGTCTCCCGGCGCTCTTCACCTGGCCGGAGGACGGCGGCTCCTTCTTCAACCTCGGGCTGACGCACACCAAGGACCCGGAGAGCGGGGTCCGCAACCTCGGGCTGTACCGCCTCCAGCGGCACGACAAGCGCACGATCGGGATGCACTGGCAGATCCACAAGGACAGCCGGAACCACTACCAGGTGGCGGCGCGCAAGGGCGAGCGGCTGCCGGTCGCCATCGCGTTCGGCTGCCCGCCCGCCGTCACCTACGCGTCCACGGCCCCACTCCCCGGCGACATCGACGAATACCTGTTCGCCGGGTTCATCGCGGGCAAGCGGATCGAGATGGTCGACTGCCAGACGGTGCCGTTGCAGGTGCCGGCGCAGGCGGAAGTCGTGCTGGAGGGCTGGCTGGAGCCCGGGGAGATGCTCCCCGAGGGCCCCTTCGGTGATCACACGGGCTTCTACACCCCGCAGGAGCCGTTCCCGGCGCTCACGATCGACTGCGTGACGATGCGGCGGCGTCCGCTGCTCCAGTCGATCGTCGTCGGCAGGCCGCCGACCGAGGACGGCCCGCTGGGCCGGGCCACGGAGCGTTTCTTCCTGCCGCTGCTGAAGATCATCATCCCGGACATCGTGGACTACCACCTCCCCGAGGCCGGCGGCTTCCACAACTGCGCGATCGTGGCGATCGACAAGAAGTACCCCAAGCACGCGCAGAAGGTGATGCACGCGGTCTGGGGCGCCCACATGATGTCCCTGACCAAGTTGATCATCGTCGTCGACGCGGACTGCGATGTGCACGACCTGCACGAGGTGGCCTGGCGCGCCCTCGGCAACACGGACTACGCCCGCGACCTGACCGTCGTCGAAGGCCCTGTCGACCACCTCGACCACGCCTCCTACCAGCAGTTCTGGGGCGGCAAGGCAGGTATCGACGCGACCCGCAAGTGGCCCGAGGAGGGGTACACGCGGGACGGTGGCTGGCCGGAGATGGTCGTGTCGGACCCGGACACGGTGGAGAAGGTCGACAGACGCTGGAAGGAATACGGCCTGTGA
- a CDS encoding PLD nuclease N-terminal domain-containing protein: MLRVLLILVPLALSIYAFIDCVTTQEKDVRFMPKPVWAILILLFPLVGSISWLIIGRDRATSQRIGGASGGRWIAPDDNPEFLKSLKDDRTGKTDKSADEVKDDDAHLRDWEADLRRREEELKRRESGEDPKE; the protein is encoded by the coding sequence ATGCTGCGGGTGCTGTTGATCCTGGTGCCGCTCGCGCTGAGCATCTACGCGTTCATCGACTGCGTCACGACGCAGGAGAAGGACGTCCGCTTCATGCCCAAGCCCGTGTGGGCCATTCTGATCCTGCTGTTCCCGCTGGTCGGCTCCATCTCCTGGCTGATCATCGGCCGTGACCGTGCCACCTCCCAGCGCATCGGTGGTGCCTCGGGCGGCCGGTGGATCGCCCCGGACGACAACCCGGAGTTCCTGAAGTCCCTCAAGGACGACAGGACCGGGAAGACCGACAAGAGCGCGGACGAGGTCAAGGACGACGACGCCCATCTGCGGGACTGGGAGGCCGACCTGCGCCGCCGCGAGGAGGAGCTGAAGCGCCGGGAGAGCGGCGAGGATCCCAAGGAGTAG
- a CDS encoding purine-cytosine permease family protein, whose translation MTTAPASTPVTPAPEYGDKVIAVETAGSEPIPDAERHGGPLQLLWTWASPNIEFATVYIGVISVLFFGLDFWQASAALLLGIALGSLTHGILSLDGPRFGVPQMAIGRFSFGFRGNLLPAGVNALVAGVGWFAVNSVSAAFALNTLTGLRPLPSLLLVVAAEIVIGFIGHNFVHAFEKYAFPALAVVFLLAGVWTFKEADLGAPGAGGGIGGFLLAFSAAWGYTAGWNPGASDYSRYLPRTADRFRTALYPAVGLFVSVSVVALIGAASATIVAPEGASPTAAFTGHLPGWLGDLVLLAIILGAVSANALNVYSSAMSVTSLGFRLPAWLGRGAIVVLCGLAGTAAAWSSLADAGQAYEAFLLVIAYWVGPWLGVVLVERWLRARTPVEALSARLSDRSFANLPGIAALLAGIAVSVPLFSNQEKYVGWVPEQWPAFGDITCLVGFVVSAGLYAGLHRVSRRAA comes from the coding sequence ATGACGACTGCTCCGGCGAGTACGCCCGTGACCCCGGCCCCCGAGTACGGCGACAAGGTCATCGCCGTGGAGACGGCGGGTTCGGAACCCATTCCGGACGCCGAACGGCACGGCGGCCCCCTCCAGTTGCTGTGGACCTGGGCCTCCCCGAACATCGAGTTCGCGACCGTCTACATCGGCGTGATCTCGGTCCTCTTCTTCGGTCTGGACTTCTGGCAGGCGTCCGCGGCCCTGCTGCTGGGCATCGCGCTCGGTTCGCTGACGCACGGGATCCTCTCCCTCGACGGTCCCCGGTTCGGCGTACCGCAGATGGCGATCGGGCGGTTCTCCTTCGGGTTTCGGGGGAATCTGCTGCCGGCCGGTGTGAACGCGCTTGTCGCGGGTGTCGGTTGGTTCGCGGTCAACAGTGTGAGCGCCGCTTTCGCGCTCAACACGCTGACCGGCCTGCGCCCGCTCCCCTCCCTGCTGCTCGTGGTGGCGGCGGAGATCGTGATCGGATTCATCGGCCACAACTTCGTGCACGCCTTCGAGAAGTACGCGTTCCCGGCGCTGGCGGTCGTGTTCCTGCTGGCCGGTGTCTGGACGTTCAAGGAGGCCGACCTGGGCGCGCCCGGAGCCGGCGGGGGCATCGGCGGCTTCCTGCTCGCCTTCAGCGCGGCCTGGGGCTACACGGCCGGCTGGAACCCGGGCGCCTCGGACTACTCCCGCTATCTTCCCCGTACGGCCGACCGCTTCCGCACCGCGCTCTACCCGGCCGTGGGCCTGTTCGTGTCCGTCTCGGTCGTGGCGCTGATCGGCGCGGCCTCGGCGACGATCGTCGCTCCCGAGGGTGCGAGCCCGACAGCGGCCTTCACGGGTCATCTCCCGGGCTGGCTCGGCGACCTGGTACTGCTGGCGATCATCCTGGGCGCGGTCTCGGCGAACGCCCTGAACGTCTACTCCTCCGCGATGTCGGTCACGTCCCTGGGCTTCCGGCTCCCCGCATGGCTGGGGCGCGGCGCGATCGTCGTGCTGTGCGGGCTCGCGGGTACGGCGGCGGCCTGGTCGTCGCTGGCGGACGCGGGGCAGGCGTACGAGGCGTTCCTGCTGGTGATCGCGTACTGGGTGGGGCCGTGGCTGGGGGTGGTGCTGGTGGAGCGGTGGCTTCGGGCACGGACGCCGGTGGAGGCGCTGAGCGCGCGGCTGTCCGACCGGTCCTTCGCCAACTTGCCTGGTATAGCTGCTCTGTTGGCGGGCATCGCGGTGTCGGTGCCGCTCTTCTCGAACCAGGAGAAGTACGTGGGCTGGGTGCCGGAACAGTGGCCGGCCTTCGGCGACATCACGTGCCTGGTGGGGTTCGTGGTGAGTGCGGGGTTGTACGCGGGGTTGCACCGGGTGTCGCGGCGGGCCGCCTGA
- a CDS encoding acyl-CoA dehydrogenase family protein — MTTETRTPRPVLDQAAITSLLFRDGADGDEVHGRWRRAASEELFRHRPGLGTRERQQLTYRRLRALNRHVPSPEHFVNDPRGLAALHEWICPMDGPTVTVATIHYNLFLGSVVDDQVSPPRDLTDFTTMSRIGTFLVTERAHGNDVPALETVARYDRERDEFVLHTPHPGAQKYMPNTSTAGGPKTAVVAARLIVDDEDLGAFLFLTPLSDEYGTLPGITVTLLPERVGASVDHCATNFDNVRLPRTALVQGAHGQLLPDGSLASSVASTRKRFFHAISRVTGGKLCMSACALGAARTALAIAVRYSYTRHISGPVAGQRVPLAAHRSHHTRLLDHTATAYAMTFLHRAATERWVTHTPEDRVAAERLVAVSKGWITWRAREIAIESRERCGARGLFPVNGIATMAGDIDGTITAEGDNMAIWCNAGAGMIFGLEVAEEPARPTGDEPLTDLGLLRRALATAERYWHLAARRDLGRDNDGDALSRWNDASDAALNLVEAYTVGQAADALLAACDSVSDPITHSVLEDLSALFLLRQVSARSGLLLAEQALTADQVRALPETLHALTTRLAPHLSTLTQAFDVPEEHLSTLPMLSGV; from the coding sequence ATGACCACGGAGACTCGCACGCCCCGTCCAGTGCTTGATCAAGCCGCCATCACCAGCCTCCTCTTCCGTGACGGAGCGGACGGAGACGAGGTCCACGGCCGCTGGCGCAGAGCGGCCTCGGAGGAACTGTTCCGGCATCGGCCGGGACTGGGGACCCGGGAGCGACAGCAGCTCACCTATCGGCGGCTGAGGGCACTGAACAGACACGTTCCCTCGCCCGAACACTTCGTCAACGACCCTCGCGGACTAGCGGCGTTGCACGAGTGGATCTGCCCCATGGACGGCCCCACGGTCACCGTGGCCACCATTCACTACAACCTCTTTCTCGGCAGCGTCGTCGACGACCAGGTCTCCCCGCCGCGCGATTTGACGGACTTCACCACGATGTCCCGCATAGGGACGTTCCTGGTCACCGAGCGCGCGCACGGCAACGACGTACCGGCGCTGGAGACCGTCGCCCGGTACGACAGGGAGCGCGACGAGTTCGTCCTGCACACCCCGCACCCCGGGGCGCAGAAGTACATGCCCAACACCAGCACCGCGGGCGGCCCCAAGACCGCGGTGGTCGCCGCCCGGCTGATCGTCGACGACGAGGACCTGGGCGCCTTCCTCTTCCTCACCCCGCTGAGCGACGAGTACGGCACCCTGCCCGGCATCACCGTCACCCTGCTGCCGGAGCGCGTCGGTGCATCGGTGGACCACTGCGCCACGAACTTCGACAACGTACGGCTGCCCCGCACCGCTCTCGTCCAGGGCGCCCACGGACAACTCCTGCCGGACGGAAGCCTCGCCAGCTCGGTCGCCAGTACGCGCAAGCGCTTCTTCCACGCCATCAGCCGGGTCACGGGGGGCAAGCTGTGCATGAGTGCCTGCGCGCTCGGGGCGGCCCGGACGGCACTCGCGATCGCTGTCCGGTACTCGTACACCCGGCACATCTCCGGGCCGGTCGCGGGGCAGCGTGTCCCGCTCGCCGCCCATCGCAGCCACCACACCCGCCTCCTCGACCACACCGCGACCGCCTACGCCATGACCTTCCTGCACCGGGCGGCCACCGAACGCTGGGTCACCCACACGCCCGAGGACCGCGTGGCCGCCGAGCGGCTGGTCGCCGTCAGCAAGGGCTGGATCACCTGGCGGGCCCGCGAGATCGCGATCGAGAGCCGGGAACGGTGCGGTGCCCGAGGGCTGTTCCCCGTGAACGGGATCGCCACCATGGCCGGTGACATCGACGGCACGATCACCGCCGAGGGCGACAACATGGCGATCTGGTGCAACGCCGGCGCCGGGATGATCTTCGGGCTGGAGGTGGCGGAGGAGCCCGCCCGGCCCACCGGCGACGAGCCGTTGACCGACCTGGGGCTGCTGCGCCGCGCCCTCGCCACCGCCGAGCGCTACTGGCACCTCGCCGCCCGCCGCGATCTGGGTCGCGACAACGACGGCGACGCCCTCAGCCGCTGGAACGACGCGTCCGACGCCGCCCTCAACCTCGTGGAGGCGTACACGGTCGGCCAGGCCGCCGACGCTTTACTCGCCGCCTGCGACAGCGTCTCGGACCCGATCACGCACTCCGTCCTGGAGGACCTGAGCGCGCTCTTCCTCCTCCGCCAGGTCAGCGCCCGCAGTGGCCTGCTGCTCGCCGAACAGGCCCTCACCGCCGACCAGGTACGCGCCCTGCCGGAGACTCTGCACGCCCTCACGACCCGGCTCGCCCCGCACCTCAGCACCCTGACGCAGGCCTTCGACGTCCCGGAGGAGCACCTGTCGACGCTGCCGATGCTGAGCGGCGTCTGA
- a CDS encoding RNA polymerase sigma factor, whose protein sequence is MDAAEPERLRGGPAEAVRDPELFEAFYRRHVDAVMRFVARRVDDPHTAADLTAEIFLAVLDSAHTYRPRLGSETAWLYGIARNVVSSERRRVAREAERDRRFSGRRLLEADDIVRIEDKLDAESPGRRALAALERLPEGERAVLELIVVDQLTIPEAAAALGIRQVTARVRLHRARKALRGEANSEATPRAVEPTPDTSLLYVRRGEA, encoded by the coding sequence GTGGACGCTGCGGAGCCGGAGAGGTTACGGGGTGGACCCGCCGAGGCCGTGCGGGACCCGGAGCTCTTCGAGGCGTTCTACCGGCGTCATGTCGACGCGGTGATGCGCTTCGTGGCCCGGCGGGTCGACGACCCCCACACGGCGGCCGACCTGACGGCCGAGATCTTCCTCGCCGTTCTCGACTCGGCCCACACCTACCGCCCGCGCCTGGGCAGCGAGACGGCCTGGCTGTACGGCATCGCACGCAACGTCGTGTCGTCGGAGCGCCGCCGGGTCGCCAGGGAGGCCGAGCGGGACCGGCGCTTCTCCGGGCGGCGGCTGCTGGAGGCCGACGACATAGTCCGCATCGAGGACAAGCTCGACGCCGAGAGTCCCGGGCGGCGCGCCCTGGCCGCTCTCGAACGACTGCCCGAGGGCGAGCGGGCCGTCCTGGAGCTGATCGTGGTCGACCAGCTCACGATCCCGGAGGCGGCGGCCGCGCTGGGCATCCGCCAGGTCACGGCCCGGGTCCGACTCCACCGGGCCCGAAAGGCGCTGCGCGGCGAGGCGAACTCCGAGGCGACTCCCAGGGCTGTGGAGCCGACGCCGGACACATCACTTTTGTACGTCAGGAGGGGCGAGGCATGA
- a CDS encoding acyltransferase family protein, whose product MTGTPDAASQRLARLGWLDALRGIAALVVVFDHSSYSFLPEFRRELMPEFNTSRFGIMVFFLVSGYIIPASLERRGCVRTFWIGRVFRIYPMCLAVVAALLTLNLLGVADLRTGLGTVTSAVAHLTLFQELLGTPSILLVLWTLSYEMAFYLLVVALFTVRRHERSAPVAVTLAVLAAVSVAAGITLPPSALSDAVGTGRLVALAAVALVVAICCTSAGSPRLRVFGGVVAGVMALVLVLFNGTVPVWEGLVILAVMFLGTVVHRAEHGRTPWRYAARTAVVVVTCAVGSAYGYGDGDHFTRRAWITAFLMAVLTFGTGLALRHRRVPRALIALGTISYSVYLLHPVLLTVTDSTIGRWHQDSPVLEVAFFAALLPLCALTYLCVEAPGQAWGRRLARRRPNRPGASGSGSDADRIRWRSVATAGRRGDDDHLLLRLRREWQRYELQRAAPTLRGRSAVRGSDLPGNGNGSRRRLPDPSARRRPGRGRRSPRTPARAARGALRHSVPPGRTPRAALCVDERTHPFRPGRWRVLPGVLPHPAGPPPAGVRRPGPDHQQRGLHGVHDPYHPRHPGGPDGPGGGRMRLSVRLTRDGDEFIAWVRPYQADVLHRALTVLLDGADGGDGGDGGGNGDITLAIRLGASRETVQALTERFAVGWTESRELRLTLGELHLMHSALTGAPVLFLERGLFSERAFHEATDSYREHFDELALSLVNYPHQDGS is encoded by the coding sequence ATGACCGGCACGCCGGACGCCGCATCGCAACGCCTGGCCAGACTGGGCTGGCTGGACGCCCTGCGCGGCATCGCGGCCCTCGTCGTCGTGTTCGACCACTCCTCGTATTCCTTCCTCCCCGAATTCCGGCGGGAGTTGATGCCGGAGTTCAACACCAGCCGGTTCGGCATCATGGTGTTCTTCCTGGTGAGCGGGTACATCATCCCGGCGTCGCTGGAACGCCGGGGCTGCGTGCGGACGTTCTGGATCGGGCGGGTCTTCCGCATCTACCCAATGTGCCTGGCTGTCGTAGCCGCACTCCTCACCCTCAACCTGCTGGGCGTCGCGGACTTGCGCACCGGCCTCGGCACCGTCACCTCCGCCGTCGCCCATCTCACCCTGTTCCAGGAGCTGTTGGGCACCCCCAGCATCCTCCTCGTCCTGTGGACACTCTCCTACGAGATGGCGTTCTACCTCCTGGTCGTCGCCCTCTTCACGGTCCGCCGCCACGAGCGGTCGGCGCCGGTCGCCGTCACCCTGGCCGTGCTGGCAGCCGTGAGCGTGGCGGCGGGGATCACGCTCCCGCCCTCCGCCCTGTCCGACGCGGTCGGCACCGGCCGGCTGGTCGCGCTCGCCGCGGTCGCGCTGGTGGTCGCCATCTGCTGTACGAGCGCCGGATCACCCCGACTCCGCGTGTTCGGGGGTGTGGTGGCCGGGGTCATGGCGCTCGTCCTGGTCCTCTTCAACGGCACGGTTCCGGTGTGGGAGGGCCTGGTGATCCTCGCCGTGATGTTTCTCGGCACGGTCGTCCACCGGGCCGAGCACGGTCGGACCCCCTGGCGGTACGCCGCCCGCACAGCCGTCGTGGTCGTCACCTGCGCCGTGGGCAGCGCGTACGGCTACGGCGACGGGGACCACTTCACACGCCGCGCCTGGATCACGGCGTTCCTGATGGCCGTACTCACCTTCGGCACCGGACTGGCGCTGCGCCACCGCCGGGTACCGCGGGCGCTCATCGCCCTGGGGACGATCAGCTACTCGGTCTACCTGCTGCACCCGGTACTGCTGACGGTCACCGACAGCACGATCGGCCGGTGGCACCAGGACAGCCCCGTACTCGAAGTGGCCTTCTTCGCCGCGCTGTTGCCGCTGTGCGCGCTGACCTATCTCTGCGTCGAGGCGCCGGGCCAGGCATGGGGACGGAGGCTGGCGCGACGCCGCCCGAACAGACCTGGCGCGAGCGGGTCGGGCTCCGACGCCGACCGAATACGTTGGCGCTCGGTCGCGACGGCAGGTAGAAGAGGAGACGATGACCACCTTCTCCTTCGACTTCGACGCGAGTGGCAGCGTTACGAGCTTCAGCGCGCGGCTCCAACCCTCCGAGGCCGCTCTGCTGTACGAGGCTCTGATCTACCCGGGAACGGGAACGGAAGCCGACGACGCCTACCTGACCCTTCTGCTCGGCGCCGGCCGGGACGTGGTCGACGATCTCCTCGCACGCCTGCTCGGGCCGCACGCGGGGCCCTTCGACATTCGGTTCCGCCCGGACGAACTCCACGTGCTGCTCTGTGCGTTGACGAACGCACCCACCCATTTCGTCCAGGCCGGTGGCGAGTTCTGCCAGGAGTCCTTCCACATCCGGCTGGGCCACCTCCGGCAGGAGTTCGACGCCCTGGCCCTGACCATCAACAACGCGGCCTACACGGCGTACATGACCCCTACCACCCACGCCACCCAGGCGGTCCAGACGGTCCAGGCGGTGGCCGAATGAGACTGAGCGTCCGCCTCACGCGAGACGGCGATGAGTTCATCGCCTGGGTACGGCCGTACCAGGCCGACGTCCTGCACCGGGCGCTGACCGTCCTCCTCGACGGCGCGGACGGTGGGGACGGTGGGGACGGCGGGGGCAACGGGGATATCACCCTCGCCATTCGGCTCGGAGCGAGCCGGGAGACCGTCCAGGCCCTCACCGAACGTTTCGCGGTCGGGTGGACGGAGTCACGCGAACTCCGGCTCACCCTGGGAGAGTTGCACCTGATGCACAGCGCCCTGACCGGCGCGCCCGTTCTGTTCCTGGAACGGGGGCTCTTCTCGGAGAGGGCGTTCCACGAAGCGACGGACTCCTACCGCGAGCACTTCGACGAGCTGGCGCTGAGCCTTGTGAACTACCCTCATCAGGACGGAAGTTGA
- a CDS encoding SAM-dependent methyltransferase codes for MTQDRVHIEGIDTSRPHPARIYDYLLGGKDNYEVDQQAGDALAGAAPEVRIGLRANRAFMRRAVRHVVASGVRQILDIGTGLPTSPNVHEVAQELVPEVRVAYVDNDPIVKAHADALLSRSGGGTSTVLADLRDPRAVLDHPDVRRVIDFDEPVALLLVAVVHFLTDAEKPGEIVATLRDALPAGSFLVLSHATGDFADRTDAQAEYSRKATASLNLRPRAEVERFFDGFELLEPGLTQVPFWHPDAPPPERSEEIGIYGGVARKVG; via the coding sequence GTGACGCAGGACCGGGTCCATATCGAGGGCATCGACACCAGTAGGCCGCACCCTGCCCGGATCTACGACTACCTGCTGGGCGGCAAGGACAACTACGAGGTCGACCAGCAGGCAGGCGACGCGCTCGCCGGCGCGGCACCCGAGGTGCGGATCGGCCTGCGGGCCAACCGCGCCTTCATGCGGCGCGCCGTGCGGCACGTCGTCGCCAGCGGCGTACGTCAGATCCTCGACATCGGCACCGGGCTGCCCACCTCGCCCAACGTCCACGAGGTCGCCCAGGAGCTCGTACCGGAGGTGCGGGTCGCGTACGTCGACAACGACCCGATCGTGAAGGCGCACGCCGACGCGCTGCTGAGCCGCTCCGGTGGCGGGACCAGCACCGTGCTCGCCGATCTGCGCGACCCGCGGGCCGTCCTGGACCACCCCGACGTCCGCCGGGTCATCGACTTCGACGAGCCGGTCGCCCTGCTCCTGGTCGCCGTCGTCCACTTCCTGACCGACGCGGAGAAGCCCGGGGAGATCGTCGCCACCCTGCGCGACGCACTACCGGCCGGCAGCTTCCTGGTCCTCTCGCACGCCACGGGCGACTTCGCGGACCGTACCGACGCCCAGGCCGAGTACAGCAGGAAGGCGACCGCCAGTCTGAACCTGCGCCCCCGCGCCGAGGTGGAGCGGTTCTTCGACGGTTTCGAGCTCCTCGAACCCGGCCTGACCCAGGTCCCGTTCTGGCACCCGGACGCCCCGCCGCCGGAGCGGTCCGAGGAGATCGGTATCTACGGTGGTGTGGCGCGCAAGGTGGGCTGA